The Pantoea vagans genome includes a window with the following:
- the argA gene encoding amino-acid N-acetyltransferase: MKERSTELVQGFRHTVPYINTHRDKTFVIMLGGEAIEHENFSSIVNDIGLLHSLGIRLVVVYGARPQIDASMAQQQLEPIYHKHTRVTDAQSLELVKQAAGRLQLDITARLSMSLNNTPLQGAHINVVSGNFIIAQPLGVDDGVDYCHSGRIRRIDEEAIHRQLDNDAIVLLGPVAVSVTGESFNLTSEEVATQLAIKLKAEKMIGFCSEQGVTNREGTIISELFPNEAQARIDEMESDGDFLSGTVRFLRGAVKACRSGVRRSHLISYQEDGALLQELFSRDGIGTQIVMESAEQIRRATINDIGGILELIRPLEQQGILVRRSREQLEMEIDKFTIIQRDNLTIACAALYPFPDEQIGEMACVAVHPDYRSSSRGELLLERVALQARQMGLKKLFVLTTRSIHWFQERGFTPVDIESLPESKKQMYNYQRRSKVLMADLG; the protein is encoded by the coding sequence GTGAAGGAACGTAGTACTGAACTGGTTCAGGGTTTTCGCCATACCGTTCCCTATATAAATACCCATCGTGACAAGACCTTTGTCATTATGCTGGGTGGCGAGGCCATCGAGCATGAGAACTTTTCCAGTATCGTTAATGACATTGGCCTGTTGCATAGTCTCGGCATTCGCCTGGTGGTTGTCTATGGTGCCCGACCGCAGATTGACGCCAGCATGGCACAGCAGCAGCTGGAACCGATTTATCACAAACATACACGCGTCACCGATGCGCAATCACTGGAGCTGGTGAAACAGGCTGCCGGGCGTTTACAGCTGGATATCACGGCTCGCCTGTCGATGAGCCTGAACAACACTCCGCTGCAAGGTGCGCATATCAACGTGGTTAGCGGCAACTTTATTATCGCGCAGCCGTTGGGTGTCGATGATGGTGTCGATTACTGCCACAGTGGTCGTATACGTCGTATAGATGAAGAAGCGATCCACCGTCAGTTGGACAACGACGCTATTGTGTTGCTCGGTCCAGTCGCGGTCTCCGTTACCGGTGAGAGCTTTAACCTCACCTCGGAAGAAGTAGCCACCCAGTTAGCCATCAAACTCAAAGCCGAGAAAATGATAGGTTTCTGCTCCGAGCAGGGTGTCACCAACCGTGAAGGCACCATCATTTCCGAACTGTTCCCGAATGAAGCGCAAGCGCGTATCGATGAAATGGAAAGTGACGGTGATTTCCTGTCTGGCACCGTGCGTTTCCTGCGCGGCGCTGTCAAAGCCTGCCGCAGCGGCGTTCGTCGCAGCCACCTGATCAGCTATCAGGAAGACGGTGCTCTGCTGCAAGAGTTATTCTCACGTGACGGTATTGGTACGCAGATTGTGATGGAGTCTGCCGAGCAGATTCGTCGTGCGACCATTAATGATATCGGCGGCATTCTGGAGTTGATTCGCCCGCTGGAGCAGCAAGGCATTTTGGTGCGGCGTTCACGCGAGCAGTTGGAAATGGAGATCGACAAATTCACCATTATTCAACGTGATAACCTGACTATCGCTTGTGCGGCTCTCTATCCGTTCCCGGATGAGCAGATTGGTGAAATGGCCTGTGTGGCGGTACATCCTGATTATCGCAGCTCTTCACGCGGCGAGCTGTTGCTGGAGCGCGTGGCACTGCAAGCGCGTCAGATGGGGCTGAAGAAGTTGTTCGTGCTCACCACACGCAGTATTCACTGGTTCCAGGAGCGCGGCTTTACGCCGGTGGATATTGAGTCTCTGCCCGAGAGCAAGAAGCAGATGTATAACTATCAGCGCCGTTCAAAAGTGCTGATGGCGGATTTGGGTTAA
- the amiC gene encoding N-acetylmuramoyl-L-alanine amidase AmiC, giving the protein MSEAFTRRRLLQGAGALFLLSVTRTGLAASQHIVAVRIWPSSTYSRVTLESNVPLKYKQFTLSNPDRLVIDIDNLHINPVLKGVDKQVRVDDPYIKNARVGQFDANTVRVVLELKRNVAPKIFTLAPVAGIKHRLVVDLYPSQPSPEEDPLLALLNDYNQGELDRDQPAQAPLPGKAGRDRPIIIMIDPGHGGEDPGAHGKYKTREKDIVLKIGRYLKALIDKERNMKAYMTRNEDVFIPLRVRVAKARKQRADLFVSIHADAFTSRAARGSSVFALSTSGATSTAARYLAQTQNESDLIGGVSMSGDRYLDHTMFDMVQRQTISDSLKFGKEVLSRMGHINHLHKRTVDQAGFAVLKAPDIPSILVETAFISNVEEERKLRTARYQHQVAEAILHGIKAYFEKGAVLARR; this is encoded by the coding sequence ATGTCTGAAGCTTTCACACGACGACGATTATTACAGGGCGCAGGCGCGCTTTTTCTTTTAAGCGTGACGCGTACCGGTCTTGCGGCCAGCCAGCATATTGTGGCGGTGCGTATTTGGCCTTCCTCGACTTACTCCCGCGTGACGCTGGAGTCGAATGTTCCGCTTAAGTATAAACAGTTCACTTTAAGCAACCCCGATCGCCTGGTGATCGACATCGATAACCTGCATATCAATCCGGTCCTGAAAGGGGTGGATAAGCAAGTGCGCGTTGACGATCCCTATATCAAAAATGCCCGTGTCGGTCAGTTCGATGCCAACACGGTGCGCGTGGTGCTGGAACTCAAGCGTAACGTCGCACCGAAGATTTTCACGCTGGCACCGGTGGCCGGTATTAAGCATCGCCTGGTGGTAGATCTCTACCCCAGCCAGCCGTCGCCGGAAGAGGATCCGCTACTGGCGTTACTGAACGATTACAACCAGGGTGAACTCGATCGCGACCAGCCAGCGCAGGCTCCGTTACCGGGTAAAGCGGGGCGCGATCGTCCGATCATTATCATGATTGACCCAGGACACGGTGGGGAAGATCCCGGCGCGCATGGTAAATACAAGACGCGGGAAAAAGATATCGTGTTGAAGATTGGTCGATATCTTAAGGCGCTGATCGATAAAGAACGCAATATGAAAGCCTACATGACACGCAACGAGGATGTGTTTATTCCCTTGCGGGTGCGCGTGGCGAAGGCGCGTAAGCAGCGCGCCGACTTGTTTGTGTCGATACACGCAGATGCTTTCACCAGCCGCGCGGCGCGAGGCTCCTCAGTGTTTGCACTTTCCACCAGTGGGGCAACGTCCACGGCGGCGCGCTACCTGGCACAAACCCAGAACGAATCGGATTTGATCGGCGGGGTAAGCATGAGCGGCGATCGCTATCTCGACCACACCATGTTCGATATGGTGCAGCGTCAGACCATCAGCGACAGCCTGAAGTTTGGCAAAGAAGTGCTGTCACGTATGGGGCACATCAATCACCTGCATAAACGCACGGTTGATCAGGCTGGCTTTGCGGTGCTGAAAGCGCCGGACATCCCCTCAATTTTGGTGGAAACGGCCTTTATCAGTAACGTGGAGGAGGAGCGTAAATTGCGCACAGCACGTTATCAGCATCAGGTCGCTGAGGCGATTTTGCATGGTATTAAGGCGTACTTCGAGAAGGGGGCGGTGCTGGCACGTCGCTGA
- the ptrA gene encoding pitrilysin codes for MRINARWIGALLLSMLALSAFADTDRGWQPINETIRKSDHDPRSYQAITLTNGMTVLLVSDAAAPKSLAAITLPIGSLDDPNQQLGLAHYTEHMVLMGSKLYPQPDNLAEFLKKHGGSHNASTASYRTAFYLEVENDALQPAVDRLADAIAEPLLDPVNADRERHAVNAELTMARSRDGLRMAQVGAETLNPAHPGSRYSGGNLDTLRDKPDSNLHQALTDFYHSHYSANLMKAVIYSNKSLPEMADIAAQTFGRVSNHQAIVPKIEVPVVTDAQKGIIIHYVPAQPRKQLKIEFRIANNSDQFRSKTDTLISYILGNRSKNTLNDWLQKQGLADGVNAGADPMTDRNSGVFAITVSLTDKGLAQRDEVVAAVFNYLDMLRTKGIDKGYIDEVSHVLALDFRYPSITRDMDYIEWLVDTMLRVPIDHALDAPYLADNFDPAAIKSRLDEMTPQNARIWYISPGEPHNKEAYFVNAPYQVDKISAAQFSDWQQRGAQIQLSMPTLNPYIPSDFSLIPSDGKTYTHPVALTNADSMRIYWMPSQYYASEPKAAITLALRNKAAISDARQQVLFGLNDYLSSVALDELNSQASVSGISFSTGEDDGIVFNASGFTQRLPELLKKLVEGYATFQPDAQQLEQAKSWYLDRLEAAEKGKAFEQAIQPMQMLSQLPYTQRETRRKLVKYLTLKDVIDYRDALLRQATPEMMVVGNLSADRVKQLGADLQQQLHSDGKGYWHSNYVAIDKAMKASLQTAGSSTDSALAALYVPLGYDEYQSMANSTMLSQIVQPWFYNQLRTQEQLGYAVFSYQMPIGRQWGIGFLLQSNSKQPAYLMQRFEAFYPQAEQRLRDMKPEDFAQYQQALINDLKQRPQTLDEEANRYNRDFNRQNFAFDTREKAIEQIQKLTPAGLADFFHKAVIAQQGMAMVSQIGGSHDGATKDDYAPLPGFTTWDQVEKLQQSLPVKSDAQ; via the coding sequence ATGCGGATTAACGCACGCTGGATAGGAGCGCTGCTGCTGAGCATGCTGGCGCTGAGTGCCTTTGCCGATACCGATCGCGGCTGGCAGCCCATCAATGAAACCATTCGCAAAAGCGATCACGATCCACGCAGTTATCAGGCGATTACGCTGACCAACGGCATGACGGTACTGCTGGTGTCGGATGCCGCAGCACCTAAATCTCTCGCGGCGATCACCCTGCCGATTGGATCGCTTGACGATCCTAATCAGCAATTGGGGTTAGCGCACTACACCGAACATATGGTGTTGATGGGATCCAAGCTTTATCCACAGCCAGACAATCTCGCGGAGTTTCTAAAAAAACATGGCGGCAGCCACAACGCCAGCACCGCTTCCTATCGCACCGCATTCTATCTGGAAGTGGAAAACGATGCGTTGCAGCCAGCGGTGGATCGTCTCGCCGATGCCATTGCTGAGCCCTTGCTTGATCCGGTCAATGCCGATCGCGAACGCCATGCGGTTAATGCGGAACTCACCATGGCGCGCTCGCGTGATGGTTTGCGTATGGCGCAAGTGGGAGCTGAAACCCTCAATCCCGCGCACCCTGGATCGCGCTATTCCGGCGGTAATCTCGACACGCTGCGTGATAAACCCGACAGTAATTTGCATCAGGCACTGACCGATTTTTATCACAGCCACTATTCCGCCAACCTGATGAAAGCGGTGATTTACAGTAATAAATCACTGCCGGAGATGGCGGATATTGCGGCCCAGACCTTTGGTCGCGTCAGCAACCATCAGGCAATCGTACCGAAGATTGAAGTGCCGGTGGTGACCGATGCGCAGAAAGGCATCATCATTCACTATGTGCCTGCCCAACCGCGCAAGCAGCTGAAAATTGAATTCCGCATTGCTAACAACAGCGATCAGTTCCGCAGCAAAACCGACACCTTGATCAGCTACATTCTTGGCAACCGCAGTAAAAACACCCTTAACGACTGGCTGCAAAAACAGGGGCTGGCCGACGGTGTCAATGCGGGTGCTGACCCAATGACCGACCGTAACAGCGGCGTCTTTGCCATTACGGTTTCACTGACGGATAAAGGTCTGGCGCAGCGTGATGAAGTGGTGGCTGCGGTATTCAACTACCTTGATATGCTGCGTACTAAGGGCATTGATAAAGGCTATATTGACGAAGTGTCACACGTGCTGGCGCTGGATTTCCGTTACCCTTCGATTACGCGTGACATGGATTACATCGAGTGGCTGGTGGACACCATGCTGCGCGTACCAATCGATCATGCGCTGGACGCCCCCTATCTGGCGGACAACTTCGACCCGGCGGCCATCAAATCTCGCCTTGATGAGATGACGCCGCAAAATGCGCGCATCTGGTACATCAGTCCTGGTGAGCCGCATAACAAAGAAGCCTACTTCGTTAACGCACCTTATCAGGTGGATAAAATCAGTGCGGCGCAATTCAGTGACTGGCAGCAGCGCGGGGCGCAGATTCAGCTCTCAATGCCGACGCTCAATCCTTACATCCCATCCGATTTTTCGCTGATTCCCTCAGATGGCAAAACCTACACTCACCCGGTAGCGCTTACCAATGCTGATAGCATGCGTATTTACTGGATGCCAAGCCAGTATTATGCCAGCGAACCGAAGGCGGCGATTACGCTGGCGCTGCGTAACAAGGCCGCTATCAGTGATGCGCGCCAGCAAGTGCTGTTTGGTCTGAATGATTATCTCTCCAGCGTGGCGCTGGACGAGTTGAATTCGCAGGCTTCCGTCAGCGGCATCAGCTTCTCGACGGGCGAGGATGACGGCATTGTGTTCAACGCCAGCGGTTTTACCCAGCGCTTGCCGGAGTTGCTGAAAAAACTGGTTGAGGGGTATGCCACTTTCCAACCGGATGCACAGCAGTTGGAGCAGGCTAAATCCTGGTATCTGGATCGACTGGAAGCCGCGGAAAAAGGCAAAGCGTTTGAGCAGGCGATACAGCCAATGCAGATGTTGTCGCAACTGCCTTATACCCAGCGTGAAACGCGCCGTAAGCTGGTGAAATACCTCACGCTGAAAGATGTCATCGATTATCGTGATGCTCTGTTACGCCAGGCTACGCCAGAAATGATGGTGGTGGGGAACCTCTCAGCCGATCGGGTTAAGCAACTGGGCGCTGATTTGCAGCAGCAGTTGCACAGTGATGGCAAGGGTTACTGGCACAGTAATTACGTGGCGATCGACAAAGCCATGAAGGCGAGTCTGCAAACCGCTGGTAGCAGCACCGATTCGGCGCTGGCAGCCCTTTACGTCCCGCTCGGCTATGACGAGTACCAAAGCATGGCCAACAGCACCATGCTGAGCCAGATTGTGCAGCCGTGGTTCTACAATCAGTTGCGCACCCAGGAACAGCTGGGCTATGCGGTGTTCTCCTATCAAATGCCGATTGGCCGTCAGTGGGGAATTGGTTTTCTGCTTCAGAGTAACAGTAAGCAACCGGCTTATCTGATGCAGCGTTTCGAGGCGTTCTATCCGCAGGCAGAACAACGTTTGCGAGACATGAAGCCGGAAGATTTCGCCCAATATCAGCAGGCATTAATCAATGATTTGAAACAGCGCCCACAAACGCTGGATGAAGAAGCCAATCGTTATAACCGCGATTTCAATCGTCAGAATTTTGCCTTTGATACGCGAGAGAAAGCCATTGAGCAAATTCAGAAACTCACGCCTGCAGGTTTGGCGGATTTCTTCCATAAAGCGGTGATAGCCCAGCAAGGTATGGCGATGGTGTCACAAATCGGCGGTAGCCACGATGGTGCAACCAAAGATGATTATGCGCCACTCCCTGGCTTCACCACCTGGGATCAGGTTGAGAAATTACAGCAATCCTTGCCGGTTAAGAGTGATGCGCAATGA
- the recD gene encoding exodeoxyribonuclease V subunit alpha: protein MSGMTALLAQAAELRLLRPLDIQFALLLADDSQPARLLAAACLSAEAGEGHVCLPLFQLSQENLFKGRHAELAQAIWLAAGEPQDWPSILANWSALSSSEQAAPIVLCDDRLYLHRFWHNEGQVARFFQAQSAPQSFANERVRVVLDNLFGTQPDDWQKIAAAVALTQKTAVISGGPGTGKTTTVAKLLAALIRLSDGALRIQLAAPTGKAAARLTESLGKALQKLPVSEAERQRFPAEATTLHRLLGAQPETQRLRYHAGNLLHLDVLVVDEASMVDLGMMANLIAALPPQARVIFLGDRDQLASVEAGAVLGDICRCAEAGYSTARAAQLHALTGCEVDGNDDSRAPAVRDAICLLRKSYRFDAHSGIGQLAAAVNAGESKAVEAAFQAGFSDIARQPLNDGEAYQAMLSEIAEGYRPFLRLVSQRAQPSEILAAFGRYQLLCALREGPFGVQGLNQRIEQKLLQMQLIRRPTGGSRWYQGRPVMVTRNDNALGLFNGDIGITLFDDEGLLKVFFPLPDGSIKAVQPSRLPAHDTAWAMTVHKSQGSEFDHTALVMPAQFLPVLTRELIYTAITRARKQLTLYSDDGVFRRAVQLRTQRRSGLLERLGGE, encoded by the coding sequence ATGAGCGGCATGACAGCACTGCTTGCGCAGGCGGCTGAGCTGCGCTTATTGCGCCCGCTGGATATCCAGTTTGCACTGCTTTTAGCCGACGACAGCCAACCGGCACGGTTATTGGCCGCCGCTTGCCTCAGCGCGGAAGCGGGGGAAGGGCACGTCTGTTTACCGCTGTTTCAACTGAGCCAAGAGAACTTGTTTAAGGGACGTCACGCGGAGTTGGCGCAGGCTATTTGGCTGGCGGCGGGGGAGCCACAGGATTGGCCATCGATCCTGGCGAACTGGTCTGCACTGAGCAGCAGCGAGCAGGCAGCGCCGATAGTGCTTTGTGATGATCGTCTTTATCTGCATCGATTCTGGCACAATGAGGGGCAGGTGGCCCGCTTCTTCCAGGCGCAGTCAGCACCGCAGTCATTCGCTAACGAAAGGGTGCGTGTGGTGCTGGATAACCTGTTTGGTACCCAGCCGGATGACTGGCAAAAAATCGCTGCCGCAGTGGCCCTCACGCAGAAAACCGCGGTGATATCGGGTGGGCCCGGCACTGGGAAAACGACCACAGTGGCAAAACTGCTGGCGGCGCTGATTCGCTTGAGTGACGGGGCGCTGCGTATTCAGCTTGCTGCCCCGACAGGCAAAGCGGCGGCGCGGCTCACCGAATCCCTCGGCAAAGCGCTGCAGAAGCTGCCGGTCAGTGAGGCTGAGCGCCAGCGCTTCCCCGCTGAAGCCACGACCTTACACCGTTTACTGGGTGCGCAGCCTGAGACACAACGCTTACGCTATCATGCGGGCAATTTGCTGCATCTCGATGTGCTGGTGGTGGATGAAGCTTCAATGGTCGATCTTGGCATGATGGCCAATCTGATTGCCGCATTACCGCCGCAGGCGCGCGTGATATTCCTTGGCGACCGTGACCAGCTTGCCTCAGTAGAAGCGGGTGCGGTACTGGGGGATATTTGTCGCTGTGCGGAAGCGGGTTACAGCACGGCGCGTGCGGCTCAGCTGCATGCCTTAACCGGCTGTGAGGTTGACGGCAATGATGACAGCCGCGCCCCAGCGGTGCGTGACGCAATCTGTCTGCTGCGTAAAAGCTACCGTTTCGATGCGCATTCAGGAATCGGTCAACTGGCAGCCGCAGTGAATGCCGGTGAGTCTAAAGCCGTTGAAGCGGCATTTCAGGCTGGTTTTAGCGATATCGCTCGCCAGCCGCTGAATGACGGCGAAGCCTATCAGGCGATGCTGTCGGAAATCGCTGAAGGGTATCGGCCGTTTCTGCGGTTAGTCAGTCAGCGCGCGCAGCCCAGCGAGATCCTGGCGGCATTCGGACGTTATCAACTGCTGTGTGCCCTGCGCGAAGGTCCGTTTGGTGTGCAGGGGTTGAATCAGCGTATTGAACAGAAGTTGCTGCAGATGCAGTTGATTCGTCGACCCACCGGCGGCAGCCGCTGGTATCAGGGGCGCCCGGTGATGGTGACGCGCAACGACAATGCCCTTGGGTTGTTCAATGGCGATATCGGCATCACGCTGTTCGATGACGAGGGGCTGCTCAAAGTGTTCTTCCCGTTGCCCGATGGCAGTATCAAAGCCGTTCAGCCGAGCCGCTTGCCTGCGCATGACACCGCGTGGGCGATGACAGTGCATAAGTCACAGGGTTCGGAGTTTGACCACACGGCCTTAGTGATGCCCGCCCAGTTCTTGCCGGTGCTGACGCGCGAATTGATCTATACCGCGATTACCCGCGCCCGCAAGCAGCTCACGTTATACAGCGATGACGGCGTATTCCGCCGGGCGGTGCAGTTGCGTACTCAGCGCCGCAGTGGATTGCTGGAGAGGTTAGGTGGGGAATAG
- the recB gene encoding exodeoxyribonuclease V subunit beta encodes MSQLQLPESLNPLTLPLRGERLIEASAGTGKTFTIGLLYLRLLLGLGGANAYSRPLSVEEILVVTFTEAATAELRGRIRANIHELRLACIRGASSNPMLMQLLHEIPQPADAASLLLAAERQMDEAAIFTIHGFCQRMLNLNAFESGMLFEQQLIEDEHQLLRQATADFWRRHCYPLTLDIARVIVSEWNGPEQLLATLRPWLQGESPSLRQPPGDAETITSRHHENLARIDAMKAQWRAVGDEVLTIVAQSDVDKRSYSSKNLPVWVNKVSFWAQSETCDYQVPAELARFAQQVLDEKTKKGNPPQHTLFSAIETFLSQPVSLRDVVIARALVDVRAAVRKEKRQQALLGFDDLLSRLDDALQQPGGEQLAQAIRQRYPVALIDEFQDTDPLQYRIFRTLYIQQQEHALLLIGDPKQAIYAFRGADIFTYIRARSEVSAHYTLDTNWRSSPAMVESVNQLFARLDSPFLFEAIPFLPVQFAPPNQTLSLSIDQQEQAALRLWLQPGEGCSVGDYQQAMARQCAADISRWLQAGQQQRAMLGKAPAQRAVQASDITVLVRSRNEANLIREALNQLGIPSVYLSNRDSVYTTPEARELLWLLQAVLAPEQERMLRTALATSLFAFDAAQLDRLDQDARGWDTLVETFARWQLLWQQRGVLPMLRQLMLERQLAENLLASENGERRLTDLLHLGELLQEAAAQLDSPHALVRYLAQQIDSPDSQSSSQQLRLESDRHLVQIVTIHKSKGLQYPLVWLPFAAGFREADTALYHDRENFAAVLDLQADDESLALAEQERLAEDLRLLYVALTRSVYHCSVGVAPLFRGTRKKEGVSDLHKSALGYLLQRGEAATAEQLAVLLSEMNAAGTEVVSVQDDDAERWQEAVTADGQLTARSVTRPLVESWRVTSYSGLQQHGNQRLLDVMPSFDIEAAGEDLQEDYSETTLTPHHFPRGAAPGTFLHELFESLDFPQPPTAEKLEQHLQQNGYPLHWQPMLSDWIARVVSTPLNAQGIKLAEVQASDCLVEMGFYLPIDGLLTADALDSVIRQDALSSNAPSLEFRQVQGMLKGFIDLVFRWQGKYYLLDYKSNWLGDSREAYTPEAMKQAMIDHRYDLQYQLYSLALHRYLKHRLADYDYDQHFGGVFYMFLRGLDGSSPDNGVFHTRPTQEFVSQLDSLFRGPGATV; translated from the coding sequence ATGAGTCAGCTGCAACTGCCAGAATCGCTTAATCCGCTGACGCTGCCTTTACGCGGTGAACGGCTGATTGAGGCGTCTGCTGGCACCGGAAAAACCTTCACTATCGGACTGCTCTATCTGCGTTTATTACTGGGGCTGGGCGGGGCGAATGCTTATTCCCGCCCGCTGTCAGTGGAAGAAATTCTGGTGGTCACTTTCACTGAGGCGGCCACCGCAGAGCTGCGTGGACGTATCCGCGCCAACATTCATGAATTGCGGCTGGCCTGTATTCGCGGCGCCAGCAGCAACCCCATGCTGATGCAGTTGTTGCACGAAATTCCACAGCCAGCAGATGCCGCCTCATTGCTGTTGGCCGCCGAACGCCAGATGGATGAGGCGGCCATCTTTACTATCCACGGCTTCTGCCAACGCATGCTCAATCTCAACGCCTTTGAGTCTGGCATGCTGTTTGAACAGCAGTTGATCGAAGATGAACATCAACTGTTGCGGCAGGCTACTGCCGATTTCTGGCGTCGTCACTGCTACCCGCTGACGCTGGATATCGCTCGCGTGATTGTCAGTGAATGGAATGGACCAGAGCAACTGCTGGCGACGTTACGCCCGTGGTTGCAGGGCGAATCCCCCAGCCTGCGGCAACCGCCGGGTGACGCGGAAACCATAACCTCTCGGCATCATGAAAATCTGGCGCGTATTGACGCGATGAAAGCCCAGTGGCGCGCGGTGGGCGATGAGGTATTGACCATCGTCGCCCAGTCGGATGTGGATAAGCGCAGCTACAGCAGTAAAAATCTGCCGGTTTGGGTGAATAAAGTCAGCTTCTGGGCGCAGAGTGAAACCTGCGATTATCAGGTGCCTGCTGAACTGGCGCGCTTTGCACAACAGGTGCTTGATGAGAAAACCAAAAAGGGCAATCCTCCTCAGCATACGCTGTTCTCAGCCATCGAGACGTTCCTCTCGCAGCCTGTTTCACTGCGCGATGTGGTGATTGCCCGGGCGCTAGTCGACGTGCGCGCGGCAGTGCGCAAAGAAAAGCGGCAACAAGCGTTACTCGGCTTTGATGACCTGTTAAGCCGACTGGATGATGCACTACAGCAGCCCGGTGGCGAGCAGCTGGCACAAGCGATCCGTCAGCGTTATCCGGTGGCGCTGATTGACGAATTTCAGGATACCGATCCCCTGCAATACCGTATTTTCCGCACGCTCTATATTCAGCAGCAGGAACATGCGTTATTGCTAATCGGCGATCCAAAACAAGCGATCTATGCGTTTCGTGGTGCGGATATTTTTACCTATATTCGCGCGCGCAGTGAAGTCAGTGCCCACTACACGCTCGATACCAACTGGCGCTCTTCTCCCGCGATGGTGGAAAGCGTCAATCAGCTGTTTGCACGGCTTGATTCTCCGTTCCTGTTTGAGGCTATTCCGTTTCTGCCGGTGCAGTTTGCGCCGCCGAATCAAACACTTTCACTCAGTATCGACCAACAGGAGCAGGCAGCCTTACGCCTCTGGCTGCAACCGGGTGAGGGATGCAGTGTGGGCGATTATCAGCAAGCGATGGCGCGGCAATGTGCCGCGGATATCAGCCGCTGGTTGCAGGCAGGGCAGCAACAGCGCGCCATGCTGGGTAAAGCTCCGGCGCAGCGTGCGGTACAGGCCTCAGACATCACGGTTTTGGTACGCAGTCGCAACGAAGCCAACCTGATTCGTGAAGCGCTGAATCAGCTGGGGATTCCCTCGGTTTATCTCTCAAACCGTGACAGTGTTTACACCACGCCAGAGGCGCGCGAGCTGTTATGGTTGCTCCAGGCGGTGCTGGCACCGGAACAGGAGCGTATGCTGCGTACCGCGCTGGCGACCTCGCTGTTTGCGTTTGACGCGGCACAACTGGACAGGTTGGATCAGGATGCGCGCGGCTGGGATACGCTGGTGGAGACTTTCGCACGTTGGCAGCTGTTGTGGCAGCAGCGGGGCGTGTTGCCGATGCTGCGCCAGCTGATGCTGGAACGCCAGTTGGCGGAAAACCTGTTGGCCTCGGAAAACGGTGAGCGCCGTCTGACAGACCTGTTGCATCTGGGCGAGCTATTGCAGGAGGCTGCCGCGCAACTCGACAGCCCCCATGCGCTGGTGCGTTATCTGGCGCAGCAGATCGACAGCCCGGACAGCCAGTCATCCAGCCAGCAACTTCGTCTGGAAAGCGATCGCCATCTGGTGCAAATCGTCACCATTCATAAATCGAAAGGGCTGCAGTATCCATTGGTGTGGCTGCCTTTTGCCGCCGGTTTCCGCGAAGCCGATACCGCGCTTTATCACGATCGTGAAAATTTCGCAGCGGTGCTGGATCTGCAAGCTGATGATGAAAGCCTGGCGCTGGCGGAACAGGAACGCTTAGCGGAAGATTTGCGCTTGCTGTACGTGGCGCTGACGCGCTCGGTGTATCACTGCAGCGTGGGGGTTGCGCCGCTGTTTCGCGGTACGCGCAAGAAAGAGGGCGTGAGCGATCTGCATAAAAGTGCACTGGGATACCTGTTACAACGCGGCGAGGCGGCGACAGCCGAGCAACTGGCCGTGCTGCTGAGTGAGATGAACGCAGCGGGCACTGAAGTGGTGTCAGTACAAGATGACGATGCCGAACGCTGGCAGGAAGCCGTAACCGCAGATGGTCAGCTAACGGCGCGCTCAGTCACGCGTCCATTGGTTGAATCCTGGCGCGTGACCAGCTACTCCGGTTTGCAGCAGCATGGTAACCAACGGCTGCTTGATGTCATGCCGAGCTTTGATATTGAGGCGGCCGGTGAAGATCTTCAGGAAGATTACAGCGAAACCACACTGACGCCGCATCATTTCCCACGCGGTGCGGCGCCAGGAACCTTCCTGCACGAACTGTTTGAATCGCTGGATTTCCCGCAGCCCCCCACCGCTGAAAAGCTGGAGCAACATCTGCAGCAAAATGGCTATCCGCTGCACTGGCAGCCGATGCTCAGCGACTGGATTGCGCGGGTGGTGAGTACGCCACTTAACGCGCAGGGCATTAAGCTTGCCGAGGTGCAGGCCAGCGATTGTTTAGTGGAGATGGGTTTCTATTTGCCGATTGACGGTCTGCTAACAGCGGACGCGCTGGATAGCGTGATACGCCAGGATGCCTTGTCATCGAATGCACCATCGCTTGAGTTTCGCCAGGTGCAGGGCATGCTGAAGGGCTTTATCGATCTGGTGTTCCGCTGGCAGGGCAAATATTACCTGCTGGATTACAAATCCAACTGGCTGGGCGACAGCCGTGAAGCTTACACGCCGGAAGCGATGAAACAGGCGATGATTGACCACCGCTACGACTTGCAGTACCAACTCTATTCGCTGGCGTTGCATCGCTATCTTAAACATCGCCTGGCGGATTACGATTATGATCAGCACTTTGGCGGCGTGTTTTACATGTTCTTGCGTGGGCTGGATGGCAGTTCGCCTGACAATGGCGTATTCCACACTCGCCCGACTCAGGAATTTGTTTCACAGTTAGATAGCCTGTTTCGCGGGCCAGGAGCCACAGTATGA